In one Acidobacteriota bacterium genomic region, the following are encoded:
- a CDS encoding antitoxin family protein, with protein sequence MLKNEVVIMQIEAIYEHGVLRPIKPLSLAEGERVELRLITALAANAKRQAKREREARELEIINRNADRLNAEAMDVLDYQIEL encoded by the coding sequence ATGTTGAAGAACGAGGTAGTGATTATGCAGATCGAAGCAATTTATGAGCACGGCGTGTTACGTCCGATCAAACCGCTGAGTTTGGCGGAAGGCGAACGTGTCGAATTGAGGTTGATCACGGCGCTCGCCGCCAATGCGAAACGGCAAGCGAAGCGAGAGCGTGAGGCCAGAGAACTGGAAATCATCAATCGCAACGCTGACAGGCTTAACGCCGAAGCAATGGATGTGCTCGACTATCAAATTGAGCTATGA
- a CDS encoding cytochrome c, with protein MLRRMIAVAVLGFAVALALSVITSSGVTAQGKDKNAHGKQLYMTYCASCHGEDGKGGGPTAVALKAPLPDLTRIPKDKDGKFPALKMRNIIDGEVYVGGHGSREMPVWGRYFKERSSSQMTAIGNVYALMRYIESIQVQ; from the coding sequence ATGTTGCGAAGAATGATTGCAGTGGCAGTGCTAGGATTCGCGGTTGCGCTGGCGCTTTCTGTCATTACATCCAGCGGCGTTACGGCACAGGGGAAAGATAAAAATGCCCATGGCAAACAGTTGTATATGACCTATTGCGCAAGTTGCCACGGTGAGGATGGCAAAGGCGGTGGGCCAACGGCAGTGGCCTTAAAAGCTCCGTTACCAGATTTGACTCGCATTCCAAAAGACAAGGACGGTAAATTTCCGGCTTTGAAGATGCGGAACATCATTGATGGTGAAGTGTATGTCGGTGGACACGGCAGCCGGGAAATGCCGGTGTGGGGCCGTTACTTCAAAGAGCGGAGCAGTTCACAAATGACGGCGATTGGGAACGTGTATGCGTTGATGCGCTACATCGAATCCATTCAAGTTCAATAG
- a CDS encoding VWA domain-containing protein: protein MRTHNHKLTSALLIPLFFSLTSAQPLIQRQQQGPPKPESTPERSAAVKLRITVTDGLGRYVPDLHREDFVIESGKAVRPISYFSERDEPYSVVFLVDISGSMETSNSKVNRFSFLAGAVQRFIQVANPDNEYLIASFSREPRLLLDWTHDQSAIAVTLTDLAKEKPGGQTAVRDACFFGLGQARRGTKSGKAVILLSDGVDNAIDSNIKSITPQRLKQELQENEVQTYSINLGSLHLSRTDSPNFAMEVGGGREMLENFAKPTGGRAFHPVNVAGLQAAFEAVAVELRVQYVLGFNPSPQTGQGFTKVKVRLAPQVEAKYKVKGLLARHREGYFAGVGQK, encoded by the coding sequence ATGAGAACGCACAATCATAAGTTGACCAGCGCACTGTTGATCCCGCTTTTCTTCTCGCTGACAAGTGCTCAGCCACTGATTCAGCGGCAGCAGCAAGGGCCGCCTAAACCGGAATCCACGCCGGAACGCTCCGCGGCAGTCAAATTGCGAATAACGGTAACGGACGGCTTAGGACGCTACGTGCCTGACTTGCACCGCGAGGATTTTGTGATTGAGAGCGGGAAAGCCGTTCGGCCCATCAGCTATTTCAGCGAGCGGGATGAGCCTTACAGCGTGGTTTTTCTGGTGGACATTTCAGGCTCGATGGAAACCAGCAATTCAAAAGTCAACCGGTTCAGCTTTCTAGCAGGAGCAGTGCAACGCTTTATTCAAGTCGCAAATCCGGACAATGAATATTTGATCGCGAGTTTCAGCCGGGAACCGCGCTTGCTTTTGGATTGGACACACGACCAATCCGCCATCGCAGTTACGTTGACAGACTTGGCCAAAGAGAAGCCCGGAGGGCAGACGGCTGTGCGCGACGCTTGTTTTTTTGGCCTCGGCCAAGCTAGACGCGGCACCAAGTCAGGCAAAGCCGTTATTCTCTTGAGTGATGGAGTTGATAATGCAATAGACAGCAATATCAAAAGCATTACGCCACAGCGCTTGAAACAGGAATTACAGGAAAACGAAGTGCAAACCTATTCGATCAATTTAGGGAGCTTGCATTTGAGCCGTACAGATAGTCCCAACTTTGCCATGGAGGTTGGTGGAGGGCGTGAAATGCTGGAGAATTTTGCCAAGCCGACGGGTGGAAGGGCTTTTCATCCGGTAAATGTAGCTGGCTTGCAGGCGGCTTTTGAGGCTGTTGCTGTTGAATTGCGTGTCCAATACGTACTCGGGTTTAATCCATCGCCGCAGACTGGACAAGGGTTTACAAAAGTGAAGGTTCGTTTGGCTCCGCAGGTAGAGGCAAAATACAAGGTGAAAGGTCTGTTGGCGCGGCATCGTGAAGGCTACTTTGCGGGCGTTGGCCAAAAGTGA